The Engystomops pustulosus chromosome 1, aEngPut4.maternal, whole genome shotgun sequence genome has a window encoding:
- the ELL gene encoding RNA polymerase II elongation factor ELL encodes MAALQEERSYGLSCGRVGGRVSVFHVKLTDSALRAFESYQNSQDSISLKPAIRFQGNQGQITIPRPDCPLEVRTFTFYLSNVGRDSPQGSFDCIQQYIQSNGNIKLDCLGSIQDKITVCATDDSYQKARQSMAQAEEENKSRSAIVIKMGGRYGVKKVQVRKPAPGVPDAVPSRKRPTPVNLASAIKKSSNVVTQRPLKDRVMHLLALKPYKKPELILRLQKDGLSMQDKDSLDSLLQQVAILSAKDCTYTLKDCLYKELQKDWTGYSEGDQQLLKRILVRKLCQPQNPGSGGESAPLSPPKDNVNSSTPFSQKRPPQTPEFIDPLANKKPRISHFTHRSQPNGKLNSSNGKDSPAPPMLPPSMDPVTSSSYLPPPHEPLSDSSTDAQHKDCEGQEASERLGHPLKTDCPSEDKQNCKPTRAKPKKKSRKHKERDRIKEKGTEEKQNCSKSKRSGSPQLVLDFNGACSNSSIPTSTSEMPDYILKYAPISSQEQRQSYKNDFNAEYNEYRDLHARIERITSRFTELDAQLKQLGPGSEEYKTIHDQILQEYRKIKKSNPKYGEEKNRCEYLHNKLAHIKKLIAQYDQQQFQSWH; translated from the exons CAAATCACCATACCTCGACCGGACTGCCCTTTGGAGGTGAGAACTTTCACGTTCTATCTGTCAAATGTTGGCAGGGATAGCCCTCAAGGGAGCTTTGATTGCATCCAGCAGTATATTCAGAG CAATGGGAACATCAAGCTCGACTGTCTAGGCAGCATCCAGGATAAAATCACTGTATGTGCTACAGACGATTCCTATCAGAAGGCACGGCAGAGCATGGCCCAAGCTGAGGAGGAGAACAAAAGCAGAAGTGCCATAGTCATTAAAATGGGTGGTCGCTATGGAG TCAAAAAGGTTCAAGTACGAAAACCTGCACCAGGGGTTCCAGATGCTGTCCCATCTCGAAAGAGACCAACACCAGTCAACCTGGCCAGCGCCATCAAGAAAAGCTCCAATGTTGTAACACAGCGACCCCTCAAAGATAGGGTAATGCACTTACTGGCTCTCAAACCATACAAGAAGCCTGAGCTTATTCTTCGTCTGCAAAAGGATGGGCTCTCCATGCAGGACAAGGATTCTCTGGATAGCCTCCTGCAACAG gtAGCGATTTTGAGTGCCAAAGACTGCACTTACACCTTGAAAGACTGTCTGTATAAGGAGTTGCAGAAAGACTGGACTGGTTACTCTGAAGGAGACCAGCAGCTGCTTAAAAGGATTCTTGTCCG GAAGCTCTGCCAACCACAGAACCCTGGATCAGGAGGTGAAAGTGCGCCTCTGAGCCCCCCTAAAGACAATGTGAATTCCTCTACTCCCTTTTCCCAG AAACGACCTCCACAAACTCCAGAATTCATTGATCCTTTGGCCAACAAGAAGCCACGTATTTCCCACTTCACCCACAGATCACAGCCTAATGGGAAGCTAAATTCTTCCAATGGAAAGGATTCACCAGCTCCCCCAATGCTGCCTCCAAGTATGGATCCTGTCACTTCAAGTTCCTACCTACCACCACCCCATGAACCTCTTTCAGATTCCAGTACTGACGCACAACACAAAGACTGTGAGGGCCAAGAAGCCTCTGAGAGGCTCGGCCATCCACTAAAGACGGACTGCCCTAGCGAGGACAAACAGAACTGTAAGCCAACACGTGCAAAGCCCAAAAAGAAGTCTCGAAAGCACAAAGAGCGAGATCGAATCAAAGAGAAGGGAACTGAAGAAAAACAAAATTGCAGCAAGAGTAAAAGGTCTGGCTCTCCTCAACTAGTGCTTG ATTTCAATGGGGCATGCAGTAATTCCAGTATTCCAACATCGACATCAGAGATGCCAGATTATATTCT GAAATATGCACCAATCTCATCCCAGGAACAGCGGCAGAGTTACAAGAATGACTTCAATGCCGAATATAATGAATACAGAGATTTACATGCTAGGATAGAGAGGATAACCAGCAGATTTACAGAGCTAGATGCTCAGTTGAAACAACTGGGCCCAGGTTCTGAGGAGTACAAG ACTATTCACGATCAAATCTTACAAGAGTACCGTAAAATCAAGAAG TCTAATCCAAAATATGGTGAAGAGAAGAACAGATGTGAATATCTTCACAATAAACTGGCTCACATAAAGAAACTGATTGCACAGTATGACCAACAGCAGTTTCAGTCCTGGCATTAA